One stretch of Oceanipulchritudo coccoides DNA includes these proteins:
- a CDS encoding glycosyltransferase family 4 protein, giving the protein MSRQRVYFFNRFFWPDNSATAQILTDLCRGLDKREYAVTVVTSRLNYGDPAVAYPGQEEFQGIEISRLWSTRFGRSTLLGRLLDYATIYLSFFVFTISRLGAEDIAVFKTDPPLLSIPGAVGKTVKGFRMVAWCQDVFPEVATSGIQLPKGAGLIFNVLARIRDWSLQVADAVVVLGKDMTDFLSMRGIPKEKLQEISNWSVQDEEPSINEAALREKWGIPTGTFVVGYSGNLGRAHDWETLLEAARLLKQEKDLLFLCCGGGHGYEQLKIAVEEEQLQELFGFLPYQPLELLGATLRVPDIHWLTLKESLTPFIFPSKFFGILQAGRPLIFIGSTAGEIAGLIRSNKIGHALSEGQGTALAEVIRSAKADQEKSAKAGKLARVLWEEKYQKSLEIEKWKQVLVRLGTPGRGGKND; this is encoded by the coding sequence ATGAGTCGCCAACGGGTCTATTTTTTCAACAGGTTTTTCTGGCCGGACAACAGTGCCACGGCCCAGATACTGACGGATCTTTGCCGGGGATTGGACAAACGCGAATACGCGGTCACGGTTGTCACGAGCCGGTTGAATTACGGCGATCCGGCAGTCGCGTATCCGGGCCAAGAGGAGTTCCAGGGGATTGAGATTTCACGGCTCTGGTCAACGCGCTTTGGAAGATCCACACTACTGGGCCGACTATTGGATTATGCCACGATTTACCTTTCCTTCTTTGTTTTCACAATCAGCAGGCTCGGTGCGGAGGATATAGCGGTATTCAAGACAGACCCGCCCCTGTTAAGCATCCCGGGTGCGGTGGGGAAAACCGTCAAGGGATTCAGGATGGTTGCGTGGTGTCAGGATGTCTTTCCGGAAGTAGCGACTTCTGGAATACAATTACCGAAGGGGGCCGGATTGATCTTTAATGTCCTGGCCCGGATCAGGGACTGGAGCCTGCAGGTTGCCGATGCTGTTGTTGTCCTTGGGAAGGACATGACGGATTTTCTTTCCATGCGAGGCATTCCAAAAGAGAAACTGCAGGAAATTTCCAATTGGTCGGTTCAGGATGAGGAACCGTCGATCAATGAAGCAGCCTTGCGGGAAAAGTGGGGCATTCCAACGGGAACTTTTGTCGTTGGATACTCGGGCAACCTCGGACGGGCCCACGACTGGGAGACTTTGCTTGAAGCGGCAAGGTTGCTTAAACAGGAAAAAGACCTGCTCTTTCTTTGTTGTGGCGGTGGGCACGGTTATGAACAGCTGAAAATCGCCGTGGAGGAGGAACAACTACAGGAGCTATTTGGTTTTCTTCCCTACCAACCACTTGAGCTGTTGGGCGCAACGCTCCGGGTGCCGGACATACATTGGCTTACCTTGAAGGAAAGTCTCACGCCTTTTATCTTTCCGAGTAAGTTCTTTGGGATATTGCAGGCAGGTCGACCCCTGATTTTTATTGGATCCACTGCAGGGGAAATTGCCGGCTTGATCCGCTCAAACAAAATTGGTCACGCATTATCCGAAGGCCAAGGCACCGCCTTAGCCGAAGTCATCCGGTCAGCGAAAGCAGATCAGGAGAAATCCGCCAAAGCAGGTAAGCTGGCTCGAGTCCTCTGGGAAGAGAAATACCAGAAATCCCTCGAGATAGAGAAATGGAAACAAGTGCTTGTCCGGCTTGGGACGCCGGGTAGGGGGGGTAAGAATGACTGA
- a CDS encoding glycosyltransferase, with protein sequence MGKETVFTADLGSTDKLYGWKASSESERHFVLSEKPVDERDIRGRARAFRSIIKDKSITQIAVAGYAHPEYFIFLILARMAGCRIVMFAESWYGSQALKNFFKGLFLKILADVFFVSGERSRQHFIKQLGIPARRILCKYSVVDNQHFSRKGSHSREPVILCVARFSPEKNLSCLIEAFQKSRLAEGYKLRIIGGGPDRKLLEAIVDERRRVELLDWVEYADLPDQYGQARFFILPSIFEPWGLVINEAMAGGLPIIASDACGCVPDLVTRSNGFVFPADDKEELTRLLDQIAELKESDWEKLSTASTNIISGYRCEDWAEQLRKGFLKDADN encoded by the coding sequence GTGGGAAAGGAGACTGTTTTCACGGCCGATCTAGGAAGTACGGACAAGCTATATGGGTGGAAAGCCTCCAGTGAGAGCGAGAGGCATTTCGTCCTATCTGAAAAGCCTGTTGATGAGCGTGATATCAGGGGACGGGCAAGGGCATTCAGGAGCATCATCAAAGACAAAAGTATCACGCAGATAGCAGTTGCTGGCTATGCGCACCCTGAATACTTCATCTTTCTGATTCTTGCCAGGATGGCAGGGTGCCGGATCGTCATGTTTGCCGAGTCATGGTATGGGAGTCAGGCGCTCAAGAATTTTTTCAAGGGTTTGTTCCTCAAGATACTTGCCGACGTGTTTTTTGTCTCAGGGGAGCGGTCTCGTCAGCATTTCATAAAACAACTGGGCATCCCGGCCAGAAGGATCCTCTGCAAATACAGTGTAGTGGACAACCAGCATTTTTCCCGAAAGGGATCTCACTCCCGGGAACCTGTCATCCTCTGCGTTGCCCGTTTCAGCCCTGAGAAGAATCTTTCCTGCCTCATAGAAGCGTTTCAGAAGTCTCGTTTGGCAGAAGGGTACAAGCTCAGGATCATTGGCGGCGGCCCAGACAGAAAACTACTGGAAGCAATCGTGGACGAGCGGAGGCGGGTAGAGCTGCTGGACTGGGTCGAATACGCGGACCTTCCAGACCAGTACGGGCAGGCCCGCTTCTTCATCCTGCCCAGCATTTTTGAACCATGGGGTCTCGTCATAAACGAAGCGATGGCTGGAGGGTTGCCGATTATCGCCAGCGACGCCTGTGGTTGTGTCCCCGACCTTGTGACAAGGTCGAATGGTTTTGTCTTTCCAGCAGACGACAAAGAGGAGCTGACCAGATTGCTGGACCAGATTGCAGAACTCAAGGAGAGTGACTGGGAGAAATTAAGCACAGCCTCCACGAATATTATCTCCGGCTATCGTTGTGAGGATTGGGCGGAACAGTTAAGAAAGGGATTCTTGAAAGATGCGGATAATTAA
- a CDS encoding glycosyltransferase — translation MRIINLVDRLDRVNFGIWNASIATAGVLKEKFNVSSEIWFPEATREAEDSELNGALPRGLARLDKAQMESTASLAGLDPATDIIVSHGCWQYPTRWGRLLKQKGFAWLAVPHGMLEQWSVSQKRLRKWIYFHSIEKPSLKQADKIRAVGRPELDSLKTVFKSNLVWLPNGVPPSDENADTADKPLHRTVLFMARLHHKKGVLPMLEGWKASQLCNREGYSLKIAGPDDGELQKLEQFLKVNDSVSNVEYLGPVYGDKKEALLRESHFYLLPSYSEGFPTSVLEAMLNGLVPVITSGCNFPDVFEKALGIRIEPSMESVREAMDQVLSMDLAAYTELSAKSRDYIEENYTYDILATKQFDFYKRLLKRHQL, via the coding sequence ATGCGGATAATTAACCTCGTTGACCGGCTCGACCGAGTTAATTTCGGAATTTGGAATGCTTCCATCGCTACCGCGGGAGTTTTGAAGGAGAAATTTAATGTTTCCTCTGAAATCTGGTTTCCAGAGGCAACCCGGGAAGCGGAAGACTCCGAACTAAATGGCGCTCTTCCTCGCGGATTGGCCCGTCTGGACAAGGCTCAAATGGAAAGCACCGCAAGTCTGGCCGGACTGGATCCCGCAACCGATATCATCGTGAGTCATGGGTGCTGGCAATATCCGACCCGGTGGGGGAGGCTGTTAAAACAAAAGGGATTTGCCTGGCTGGCAGTGCCCCATGGAATGCTTGAGCAATGGAGCGTGTCCCAAAAGCGTCTCCGGAAGTGGATTTACTTTCATAGCATTGAGAAACCTTCCTTGAAGCAAGCTGACAAAATCCGTGCAGTTGGGCGCCCTGAGTTGGACAGCCTGAAGACAGTTTTCAAAAGTAATCTTGTCTGGCTGCCGAACGGCGTCCCACCAAGTGATGAGAATGCTGATACGGCTGATAAACCTCTTCACCGGACAGTACTGTTTATGGCCCGCTTGCACCACAAGAAGGGTGTTCTTCCCATGCTGGAGGGCTGGAAAGCCAGCCAACTCTGCAATCGTGAGGGTTACAGCCTGAAAATCGCGGGCCCGGATGATGGTGAGCTTCAGAAGCTTGAGCAATTCCTCAAGGTGAATGACAGCGTGAGTAATGTGGAGTACCTTGGACCGGTTTATGGAGACAAAAAGGAGGCCCTTCTCCGTGAAAGTCATTTCTACCTGTTACCTTCCTACAGCGAAGGCTTCCCCACAAGTGTCCTGGAAGCCATGCTCAACGGGCTCGTTCCGGTTATTACCAGTGGTTGTAATTTCCCCGATGTATTTGAAAAAGCACTCGGCATTAGGATTGAGCCCAGCATGGAAAGTGTGAGGGAAGCCATGGACCAGGTCCTTTCGATGGATTTGGCCGCGTACACAGAGCTTTCTGCCAAATCCCGTGACTACATTGAAGAGAATTACACCTATGATATTCTCGCCACCAAGCAGTTTGATTTTTACAAGCGTCTTCTAAAGCGGCATCAGCTGTAA
- a CDS encoding NAD-dependent epimerase/dehydratase family protein, translating to MKRILVTGSSGLIGSEVCIYFAERGWEIHGVDNNQRAVFFGPQGDTRWNQQRLTESLKKQFVHHEVDIRDRLSILDLLEEVKPDAVVHTAAQPSHDRAAAIPFSDFDTNAVGTVNLLEATRRACPEAPFAHMSTNKVYGDRPNTIALKELETRWDYDDDHFAHGISEEFPIDQSKHSLFGASKVAADVMVQEYGRYFNLPTCALRGGCLTGPNHSGVELHGFLSFLAKCNLEEREFKIFGYKGKQVRDNIHSHDVARFIHAFIEAPRCGEVYNIGGGKDNTCSILEAFKLVEKYSGKAMISSYVETNRIGDHICYYSDLRKMREHYPKWDISISLEETIRQIVESWQSRNSG from the coding sequence ATGAAGCGAATATTGGTAACTGGATCATCAGGATTAATTGGTTCCGAAGTCTGCATTTACTTTGCGGAGCGCGGGTGGGAAATACATGGCGTGGACAATAACCAACGCGCGGTCTTTTTCGGGCCGCAGGGGGATACACGCTGGAACCAGCAGAGATTGACGGAATCCCTTAAAAAACAGTTTGTCCATCATGAGGTCGATATTCGTGACCGGCTGAGTATCCTGGACCTTCTGGAGGAAGTGAAGCCGGATGCTGTTGTGCATACGGCGGCACAACCCAGCCATGATCGGGCGGCGGCCATTCCCTTCTCGGATTTCGATACAAACGCGGTGGGAACGGTCAATCTTCTCGAAGCTACCCGTCGGGCCTGTCCGGAAGCACCGTTCGCACACATGTCGACCAACAAGGTATATGGTGACCGACCCAACACAATTGCCTTGAAGGAACTGGAGACACGCTGGGATTACGATGATGATCACTTTGCCCACGGAATTTCGGAGGAGTTCCCCATCGACCAGTCAAAGCACTCACTGTTCGGGGCCTCTAAAGTGGCGGCAGATGTAATGGTCCAGGAATATGGACGCTACTTCAATCTCCCGACTTGCGCCCTTCGCGGAGGATGCCTTACGGGCCCCAACCACTCGGGTGTCGAGCTGCACGGATTCCTGAGTTTCCTTGCCAAGTGCAATCTGGAGGAACGGGAATTCAAGATTTTCGGATACAAGGGCAAGCAGGTCCGGGATAACATTCACAGTCATGATGTCGCCCGCTTCATCCATGCTTTCATTGAAGCACCACGTTGTGGAGAGGTCTACAATATCGGGGGAGGGAAGGATAACACCTGCTCAATTCTTGAAGCATTCAAGCTGGTTGAAAAGTATTCCGGTAAGGCAATGATTTCCTCCTATGTGGAGACCAACCGGATAGGGGATCACATTTGCTACTACTCTGACTTGAGGAAAATGCGGGAGCATTACCCAAAGTGGGATATTTCGATCAGTTTGGAGGAGACCATTCGGCAAATCGTGGAAAGCTGGCAGTCCCGCAACTCCGGATAG
- a CDS encoding acyltransferase family protein has protein sequence MKRDLALDSLKVLLAVFVVGIHSYFLNGSGTLWGDLLGNGLFRVAVPVFFIINGYFFSRVLAGESLMPWFKKVFFLYMAWMVVFLPFYIPGSLTVSSFARFLKTLALGYHHIWYLSAFILSGIVIYLLRNRSSRFLVISAGILFSVGVFLQYVRAYISFPQSAINNLLDVEWISRNFLFMAYPFMVTGILIRRHSIQKRLSPGLVWSLLGIGLTLVFLEAGMNYAFLKETRHSFDCLLALGLAAPALFLAITTLPWTHSSKRLSDLSMVIYFVHPLFISLLVDGWGIANNGINITGWTLFLSVLIVPVHDGVRQLLSRTFQPLIATG, from the coding sequence ATGAAAAGAGACCTCGCCCTTGACTCCTTAAAGGTTCTTCTGGCCGTCTTCGTGGTGGGAATTCACTCCTATTTCCTAAACGGGTCAGGCACCCTCTGGGGCGATCTTCTGGGGAATGGGCTTTTTCGCGTAGCGGTACCGGTGTTCTTTATCATAAATGGATATTTCTTTTCGCGCGTACTTGCTGGTGAATCCCTTATGCCATGGTTTAAGAAAGTTTTCTTTCTCTACATGGCTTGGATGGTGGTATTTCTCCCATTCTATATTCCCGGCAGTCTCACAGTATCATCCTTTGCACGTTTTCTGAAGACATTGGCTCTGGGCTATCATCATATCTGGTATCTTTCTGCCTTCATCCTGTCGGGAATTGTTATCTACTTACTCAGGAACCGATCATCCCGCTTCCTGGTCATTTCCGCTGGAATTCTATTCAGTGTTGGGGTGTTTCTTCAATATGTGCGCGCCTACATTTCCTTTCCTCAGTCGGCGATTAACAACCTGCTTGATGTGGAGTGGATAAGCCGAAACTTTCTGTTTATGGCATACCCTTTCATGGTTACCGGGATCCTGATACGCCGCCATTCCATCCAGAAAAGGCTTTCCCCGGGGCTTGTTTGGTCACTTTTGGGTATCGGGCTCACTCTTGTCTTTCTTGAAGCAGGGATGAATTATGCTTTTCTCAAGGAAACAAGACATTCCTTCGATTGTCTCCTGGCTCTTGGGCTGGCTGCCCCCGCCTTGTTTCTTGCGATTACCACATTGCCATGGACCCACTCCTCGAAGAGACTTTCCGATCTATCAATGGTCATTTACTTCGTGCATCCCCTTTTTATCAGCTTGCTTGTTGATGGATGGGGAATCGCCAACAACGGGATCAATATAACAGGATGGACCTTGTTCCTGTCCGTGCTCATAGTTCCTGTCCACGATGGGGTCCGACAGCTTCTTAGCCGGACATTCCAACCTCTAATTGCCACAGGATGA
- a CDS encoding glycosyltransferase, protein MKVLIAEEALQTGTGHWPGYIGGIASGLRSAGNSVDILVHKNCVPDLYAALDGTPVFSRNCWLDPASQGGLGGLRHNFIFRRELKSWICSRSERYDLVCALTMRLQHLLAFALMSRARDIPRETHFLLLFVQGFGRYDATIGKSVFPRNRSTLLARLCFRLMSKAVRSGRIVLAAETKGMQDELERFTGLPVALFPHPVPPPVLSDKAVVEKKQITLTCPGFARHEKGTDLLQDAILELLSDDKLNHVRFILQWPNPFEMPDGSLMQPREVLTKHPQVEFKNENLNLEEYESLLQESDIILLPYRRESYHNRVSRVAIEGAGRGKPLVYMSGTWAAEVAEISKAGVPIRAESGKALAEAIRQAVSEFNSLKVEAETHAEELIKYHSTERFHQLMQEATVS, encoded by the coding sequence ATGAAAGTCTTAATTGCTGAGGAAGCCCTTCAAACGGGAACTGGCCATTGGCCGGGCTACATCGGAGGCATCGCATCCGGCCTGCGCTCAGCTGGAAATAGTGTAGACATTTTGGTTCACAAAAACTGTGTTCCGGATCTCTATGCTGCGCTCGATGGCACGCCGGTATTCAGTCGGAATTGCTGGTTGGATCCGGCAAGCCAAGGGGGGCTTGGCGGGTTGCGACACAATTTTATCTTTCGCAGGGAACTCAAGTCATGGATTTGCTCAAGAAGCGAACGCTACGACCTTGTTTGTGCCCTGACCATGAGGTTGCAGCATTTGCTCGCCTTTGCCCTAATGAGTCGTGCACGGGATATTCCCCGGGAAACACACTTCCTTCTGCTTTTTGTGCAGGGCTTCGGTCGCTATGATGCGACGATCGGAAAAAGTGTTTTTCCGCGCAACAGGTCCACTCTCCTGGCCCGATTATGTTTTCGCCTGATGTCCAAGGCAGTACGCTCGGGAAGGATCGTACTGGCTGCTGAGACAAAAGGCATGCAGGATGAGTTGGAACGCTTTACGGGTCTCCCAGTAGCTTTATTTCCACATCCGGTCCCTCCCCCAGTATTGTCTGATAAAGCTGTAGTGGAAAAGAAACAGATTACGCTGACCTGTCCCGGGTTTGCGAGGCACGAGAAAGGAACGGACCTGTTGCAGGACGCCATCCTCGAACTTCTAAGCGACGACAAGTTGAACCATGTTCGCTTTATTCTGCAATGGCCCAATCCATTTGAAATGCCGGACGGCAGTCTCATGCAACCGAGGGAGGTCTTGACCAAGCATCCACAGGTCGAGTTTAAAAACGAAAACCTCAATTTGGAAGAATATGAATCTCTGCTTCAGGAAAGTGATATTATATTGCTTCCCTACCGGCGGGAGTCGTACCATAACCGCGTGTCACGCGTTGCAATTGAAGGAGCAGGACGAGGAAAACCCTTGGTTTACATGTCGGGTACATGGGCCGCGGAAGTGGCTGAAATTTCAAAAGCGGGTGTACCGATTCGAGCCGAAAGCGGCAAGGCCCTCGCTGAAGCAATCCGACAGGCTGTATCAGAATTCAATTCCCTGAAAGTGGAGGCAGAAACACACGCTGAAGAGTTGATCAAGTACCACTCCACGGAGCGGTTTCATCAATTGATGCAGGAGGCAACCGTATCATGA
- a CDS encoding acyltransferase — translation MKSRVLAGALCAYIHNEWINSVPSRKLRGFYLRQWLGKMGRGSSVQMRCRFLNGRKVLLGERNVINFGCLFDGRKFEIRTGSDVSIGPEASILTLGHDPQSKSFADKGGSVIIGDHVWIGYRALILPGVSIGDGAVVAAGSVVSRDVDPYTIVAGTPAKVIGTRERELDYRLSFAPWLT, via the coding sequence ATGAAGAGCCGTGTACTGGCAGGAGCGCTTTGCGCTTACATCCACAATGAATGGATTAATTCCGTTCCCTCGAGAAAGTTGCGGGGATTCTATCTTCGTCAGTGGCTGGGAAAGATGGGCCGAGGGAGCAGTGTCCAGATGCGGTGTCGATTTCTGAATGGCCGCAAGGTCCTCCTGGGTGAGCGGAATGTCATCAACTTCGGTTGCCTCTTTGACGGAAGAAAGTTCGAGATCCGGACAGGATCGGACGTCAGTATTGGTCCGGAAGCCAGTATTCTTACCCTTGGCCATGACCCCCAATCAAAGTCCTTTGCCGATAAGGGGGGCTCCGTGATTATCGGAGATCATGTATGGATTGGTTACCGGGCGCTCATTCTTCCCGGGGTTTCCATCGGGGATGGAGCGGTTGTCGCTGCAGGATCTGTCGTGAGTCGCGACGTGGATCCTTACACTATTGTTGCGGGAACACCGGCAAAGGTGATTGGGACCCGTGAACGCGAACTTGATTACAGGCTCTCATTTGCCCCATGGTTAACCTGA
- a CDS encoding NAD-dependent epimerase/dehydratase family protein, translating to MKILITGICGFVGSTLAKAIHAAHPDWEIVGIDNFSRSGSWRNRDALEDESGVRFFTGDIRSQTDLEMLPACDWVIDAAANPSVLAGVDGKTSSRQLVEYNLYGTVNLLEYCKQHQAGFILLSTSRVYSIPELSGLRMEVENLPKADGKELRNRYIPDSGQHFPAGISVNGVSEKYSIDPPVSLYGSTKVASEHLALEYGATFDFPVWINRCGVLSGAGQFGHPAQGIFAFWIHSFREGKPLKYIGFDGMGRQVRDCLHPRDILPLLEKQFSSGDMPETTDRVINLAGGLANSMSLAELTHWCQARFPGSQTGTPASSPEVRRFDLPWVVLDCQKASELWEWQPQTPIGEVLEEIASFAEKENDWLNVAK from the coding sequence ATGAAAATCCTAATTACAGGCATCTGCGGGTTTGTCGGATCCACTCTGGCCAAGGCCATTCATGCAGCCCATCCCGACTGGGAGATTGTGGGGATTGATAATTTCTCCCGGTCTGGATCCTGGAGAAACCGGGATGCCCTGGAAGATGAATCAGGAGTCCGGTTTTTCACCGGCGATATTCGTTCCCAGACGGACCTGGAAATGTTGCCAGCCTGCGACTGGGTAATTGATGCGGCTGCCAATCCAAGCGTGCTCGCTGGTGTAGATGGTAAAACAAGCTCGCGCCAACTGGTGGAGTACAATCTCTACGGAACCGTAAATCTCCTTGAATATTGCAAGCAGCATCAGGCGGGATTCATTCTTTTATCAACCAGTCGGGTTTATTCCATCCCGGAACTTTCCGGATTGAGGATGGAGGTGGAGAATTTACCGAAAGCGGATGGTAAAGAATTACGGAATCGTTATATTCCAGATTCAGGGCAACACTTTCCCGCAGGAATTTCAGTCAATGGGGTTTCCGAGAAGTACAGTATCGATCCACCTGTTTCCCTGTATGGAAGCACCAAGGTAGCAAGCGAGCATCTGGCCCTTGAGTATGGCGCGACCTTCGACTTTCCCGTCTGGATTAATCGTTGTGGGGTTCTCTCTGGCGCCGGACAGTTTGGGCATCCTGCCCAGGGAATATTTGCTTTTTGGATACATTCCTTCCGCGAAGGAAAACCTCTCAAGTACATTGGCTTTGATGGCATGGGCCGGCAGGTGCGGGATTGTCTGCATCCGCGCGACATCTTGCCCTTGCTTGAGAAGCAATTCTCCTCAGGGGACATGCCGGAAACAACGGACCGTGTCATCAACCTTGCCGGAGGACTGGCAAACAGCATGTCCCTTGCAGAGCTGACGCACTGGTGTCAGGCGCGCTTTCCCGGTTCCCAAACCGGCACGCCCGCCTCCTCGCCGGAAGTGCGTCGGTTCGACCTTCCCTGGGTTGTCCTTGATTGCCAAAAGGCCTCCGAATTATGGGAGTGGCAACCGCAAACCCCGATTGGGGAAGTCCTTGAAGAGATTGCCTCATTCGCGGAAAAGGAGAACGATTGGCTCAATGTTGCCAAGTAA
- a CDS encoding ABC transporter ATP-binding protein: MHTFWSKISRVFLIAAPYGKKKLFIMFLVALLQGLLQVVGVTSIFPFLALAANPTLFMESGLGQSVLGILPEITEQQLLVLSGVFAVMMLGIANGMLLFGEVFRARYVQGLGHWLRVRLLTRMVNNPYNYFLSRNTGELIKKASGDVMNFIAGILAPLMDLVARLITVGLLIGTLLIISPRLTLIAGAALGLYYLSVYKLLGALRRRTSDGLKIANRGAMKEALQCLSGIKPIKVHGVEEHFINRYSLHTAMLARLSKWMPVVSNGPRYLIEPLAFGGIVIVVLYYIISGGELDKVLPILGVMALAGYRLLPNMQLIYGAFSGISLSSHALEEIHEELTSTSDPSYQMPARFRGGQGIKAIEWNEQIELRGISFSYAEAKRPVLSGLNLIIPKNQFFAFIGETGSGKSTLIDLILGLHWPSEGSLLIDGKPLEESEKRAWRAGIGYVPQDIFLMDDTIAANIAFGISPKEIDYDRVREVAEAAQIRGFIEAELPAGFDTRTGERGVRLSGGQRQRIGLARALYHRPSLLILDEATSALDNQTEAALMSAIEGLQGKLSLLVIAHRLTTVQRADQVVLLKDGGIGAQGTYDEVVSLLPGNETTE, translated from the coding sequence ATGCATACTTTCTGGTCAAAAATCAGCCGGGTCTTCCTGATCGCGGCACCATACGGCAAGAAGAAGCTATTCATCATGTTCCTGGTGGCCCTTCTACAGGGACTTCTTCAGGTTGTCGGTGTCACTTCCATCTTTCCCTTCCTTGCCCTGGCGGCTAACCCAACCTTGTTTATGGAGTCCGGCCTTGGCCAAAGCGTCCTCGGGATCCTGCCAGAGATAACCGAGCAGCAATTACTGGTTCTTTCCGGGGTTTTTGCGGTAATGATGCTGGGAATCGCAAACGGGATGTTGCTCTTCGGTGAAGTCTTCAGGGCACGCTATGTCCAGGGGCTTGGCCATTGGTTGCGTGTGAGATTGCTGACCAGGATGGTGAACAATCCTTATAATTACTTTCTCAGCCGCAATACTGGTGAGTTAATCAAGAAAGCATCGGGAGATGTGATGAATTTCATTGCGGGTATTCTTGCCCCGCTAATGGATCTGGTTGCCCGTTTAATTACGGTCGGGCTGCTGATCGGGACACTTCTGATTATAAGTCCCCGCTTAACCCTCATCGCCGGTGCTGCCCTTGGCTTGTATTACCTGAGCGTTTACAAGCTCCTGGGGGCTCTGCGCAGACGCACATCAGATGGCTTGAAGATTGCCAACCGTGGTGCGATGAAGGAGGCATTGCAATGTCTCTCCGGCATCAAGCCGATCAAGGTACATGGTGTGGAAGAACATTTCATCAACCGATATAGTCTTCACACTGCGATGCTTGCCCGTCTTTCCAAGTGGATGCCGGTTGTTTCCAACGGACCCCGCTACCTGATAGAGCCCTTGGCCTTTGGCGGTATTGTGATCGTTGTCCTGTATTATATTATCTCCGGAGGTGAACTGGACAAAGTGCTTCCAATCCTTGGTGTAATGGCCCTGGCGGGATACCGACTGCTCCCCAATATGCAATTGATCTATGGGGCTTTCAGTGGGATTTCCCTCTCAAGTCATGCCCTCGAAGAAATCCATGAGGAGCTGACTTCAACTTCTGATCCTTCCTATCAAATGCCGGCACGATTCAGGGGCGGCCAAGGCATCAAGGCGATCGAATGGAATGAACAAATTGAGTTGCGGGGGATTTCTTTTTCGTACGCAGAGGCAAAGCGACCTGTCCTGAGCGGCCTGAACCTGATTATCCCGAAGAACCAGTTCTTTGCCTTCATCGGTGAGACTGGATCCGGCAAGTCTACCTTGATCGATTTGATTCTCGGGCTCCATTGGCCGAGTGAAGGGAGTCTGCTCATTGACGGGAAACCTCTTGAGGAGAGTGAAAAACGAGCTTGGCGAGCTGGAATAGGATATGTGCCGCAGGATATCTTCCTGATGGATGATACAATCGCAGCGAATATCGCATTCGGCATAAGTCCAAAGGAAATTGATTACGACCGGGTTCGCGAAGTTGCTGAGGCGGCCCAGATTCGCGGGTTTATTGAGGCAGAACTCCCCGCTGGATTCGATACGAGAACAGGCGAACGGGGGGTGCGCCTCTCTGGTGGCCAGCGCCAGCGCATTGGTCTGGCCCGCGCCTTGTACCATCGGCCATCCTTACTCATCCTTGATGAAGCAACGAGTGCCCTTGATAACCAGACGGAAGCTGCCCTGATGTCCGCCATTGAGGGCTTACAGGGCAAACTCAGTTTACTTGTCATCGCACACCGATTAACAACTGTCCAACGGGCCGATCAAGTGGTTCTGCTCAAGGATGGAGGTATTGGCGCCCAAGGCACTTATGACGAAGTCGTTTCTCTCCTCCCTGGAAATGAGACAACAGAATAG